In the genome of Palaemon carinicauda isolate YSFRI2023 chromosome 13, ASM3689809v2, whole genome shotgun sequence, one region contains:
- the LOC137651716 gene encoding micronuclear linker histone polyprotein-like, translating to MLDQKLIKIFNRSGHRCRGYESLTRRGFVSPTGEGRRSPTKGGRRSPTRGGRRSLTRGVRRCSTKGAGEAPSEQQEEPHQNSRRSPTISGKSSPTRWGKSSPTKEGKSSPTREGKSNPTIGGKSSPIRGRRWSPIRGRRWSPTRG from the exons ATGTTGGATCAAA AACTCATCAAGATCTTTAATCGATCCGGTCACAGATGTAGGGGCTATGAGAGCCTCACTAGAAGAGGGTTTGTGAGCCCCACCGGAGAGGGCAGAAGAAGCCCCACCAAAGGGGGCAGaagaagccccaccagagggggcagaAGAAGCCTCACCAGAGGGGTCAGAAGATGCTCCACCAAAGGGGCAGGAGAAGCCCCATCAGAACAGCAGGAGGAGCCCCACCAGAACAGCAGGAGGAGCCCCACGATATCGGGCAAGAGCAGCCCCACCAGATGGGGCAAGAGCAGCCCTACCAAAGAGGGCAAGAGCAGCCCTACCAGGGAGGGCAAGAGCAACCCTACCATAGGGGGCAAGAGCAGCCCCATCAGAGGGAGGCGATGGAGCCCCATCAGAGGGAGGCGATGGAGCCCCACCAGAGGATGA